CGGCATCCTGTTCTTCTTTTGTAAGTAAAAGATCTTCTCGTCTTGTTCCTGATTTTGGAATGTCAATTGCAGGGAATACACGTTTTTCCTGAAGCTTACGATCCAAAACCAATTCCATATTACCAGTTCCTTTAAATTCTTCGTATACAACATCATCCATTTTACTTCCTGTTTCGACCAATGCTGTTGCAAGAATTGTAAGACTACCGCCCTCTCTCATATTTCTGGCAGCACCAAAGAAACGTTTTGGCATATGCAGGGCAGCAGGGTCAAGACCTCCTGACAGTGTTCTTCCTGATGGCGGTACTGTAAGGTTGTATGCTCTTGCAAGTCGTGTAATACTATCAAGAAGGATCATAACATCTTTTCCGTGTTCTACTAATCGTTTCGCACGTTCAATTACCATTTCGGATACACGTTTATGGTGCTCCGGCAACTCATCAAATGTAGAGTAGATTACTTCAACATTTGGTCCGGCAATTGCTTCACGTATATCTGTTACTTCCTCAGGACGTTCATCAATCAATAAAATTAACAGGTGCATATCTGGTTCTGATTTCTGAACAGACAGAGCAACTTCTTTTAATAATGTTGTTTTTCCGGCTTTTGGTGGAGATACAATCATACCTCTTTGTCCTTTTCCTATTGGAGAAAGAAGGTCAACAATTCGCATTGCGGTGCTGCTTGTTGCTTCCTCTAACTGGATTCGTTTATTTGGAAAAATCGGTGTTAAATCTTCAAAATTCGGACGCTTTGCAGCTTCAGCAGGTCGAATTCCATTAATTGTGGAAACATAAAGCAGGGCACTGAATTTTTCTCCCTGTGTTTTAATTCGTGTGTTTCCAGTTAGAATATCTCCGGTTTTTAAATTGAATCTACGTATTTGGGATGGAGAAACATAGACATCATTTTCACCTGGAAGATAATTTTCGCAGCGAATAAATCCGTAGCCATCCGGAAGCACCTCTAAAATTCCATTGGCGGCTTTTCCGCTATCCAGCTGTTCAATGTCGGTTGTTTCCTTTTTCTCTTTTAGTTCTTCTTTGATTTCCTCTTTTGCCTCTGTGTTTGCAGCCTCTTGTTTATCCGCAACATCCTGTGAAAGCATAGCGTCAATCAAATCACTTTTCTTCATTGTAGAAATACCTTTCATATTTCTGGCTTTTGCAAGTTCTTTTAACGTTGCCAACGGCAATGATTCGTATTTTTCTCTTGTCATAAATACAATCCTTTCTTTTCATATAAAGTATAAAAATATGTTTTAAAAATACGTCTTTTGTATTAAATATTTGCTTTTGTAAATTTTCGGGAACTTTGGTCTGAATCGACTCAAATGAATTAAAGCTATTGTTAGTATACATCAACTGTTGCAAAAATAAAAGAGTTTTTTCAAAATTTAGAAAGGATTCATCTCTTGCGTCTATTCTATA
This Ruminococcus hominis DNA region includes the following protein-coding sequences:
- the rho gene encoding transcription termination factor Rho, translating into MTREKYESLPLATLKELAKARNMKGISTMKKSDLIDAMLSQDVADKQEAANTEAKEEIKEELKEKKETTDIEQLDSGKAANGILEVLPDGYGFIRCENYLPGENDVYVSPSQIRRFNLKTGDILTGNTRIKTQGEKFSALLYVSTINGIRPAEAAKRPNFEDLTPIFPNKRIQLEEATSSTAMRIVDLLSPIGKGQRGMIVSPPKAGKTTLLKEVALSVQKSEPDMHLLILLIDERPEEVTDIREAIAGPNVEVIYSTFDELPEHHKRVSEMVIERAKRLVEHGKDVMILLDSITRLARAYNLTVPPSGRTLSGGLDPAALHMPKRFFGAARNMREGGSLTILATALVETGSKMDDVVYEEFKGTGNMELVLDRKLQEKRVFPAIDIPKSGTRREDLLLTKEEQDAVYIIRKALNGLKADEAVDNLLNTFDRTANNAELVQKVIRQKFI